A part of Marinobacter psychrophilus genomic DNA contains:
- a CDS encoding flavodoxin: MQAIRILVGSVYGGALMSARAVEKTLTPLGYRVTVLEEPQLSDITDNNDALLVCTSTTGQGELPSNILQFYVDLRDQLPQQPGRPFGSIVLGDSSYGDTFCGAGELIEEALYETSARKVGDTLRIDAMETMAPEIEAAEWAQEWVKQLKTHT; encoded by the coding sequence ATGCAAGCCATCCGCATTCTTGTTGGTAGCGTTTACGGCGGCGCTCTGATGAGTGCCCGCGCCGTCGAAAAGACACTGACGCCGCTCGGTTACCGTGTAACGGTTCTGGAAGAGCCCCAGCTGTCTGACATCACCGACAACAATGACGCCCTGCTAGTGTGCACCTCTACCACTGGCCAGGGTGAACTGCCCTCAAACATCCTGCAGTTTTATGTGGATTTGCGGGACCAGCTGCCACAGCAGCCCGGCCGCCCATTTGGCAGCATCGTGCTGGGTGACAGCTCTTACGGAGACACTTTTTGCGGCGCCGGCGAACTGATCGAAGAAGCCCTCTATGAAACCTCCGCGCGTAAAGTGGGTGATACCCTGCGCATCGACGCCATGGAAACCATGGCGCCCGAGATTGAGGCCGCTGAGTGGGCGCAAGAATGGGTCAAACAACTAAAAACACACACCTAA
- the ppk1 gene encoding polyphosphate kinase 1 — MTSKKGNLKIADNEATLTAADTVPSHEESLSLDACENFFNRELSQLQFNHRVLKQALDDTHPLITRLIFCCIFSSNMDEFFEIRVAGIRQQLKYGREQVYADGLQPEQLLAEISRVAHEYIDEQYNILNNVLIPELEKENIHFVRRHEWTPAQAQWVRTYFDEEILPVVSPIGLDPSHPFPRLVNKSLNFIVELDGKDAFGRETGMAIVPAPKSLPRLVRLPDDVCDGGDNLVFLSSMIHAHTDELFPGMEIKGCYQFRLTRNADLELEDDLEDLASALRGELLSRRFGDGVRLEVADNCPQDLVQFLLTEFGLTERDLYEVRGPVNLTRLLAVGGLVNRPDLSYSGFSPVIPRQIRSRDSMFDSIRKRPILLLHPYENFSPVVDLLRQAAKDPQVLAIRQTLYRSGANSEVVEALADAARRGKEVTVVIELRARFSEEENLELASRLQEAGVIVVYGVVGYKTHAKMILIVRREEGKLRRYVHLGTGNYHAANARLYTDYSFMTCDEAIGDDVNKLFQQLTGMGKALKIKKLFHSPFTLHSQILQLIERETRLGEKGRIIFKFNGLTEPQLIKALYRASQAGAKIDLIIRGICCLRPQVPGLSSTIHVRSIIGRFLEHTRVYYFGNDGQTQVYCSSADGMERNLLRRVEVAFPVEEPALVERLQDDLNTYLADNCQSWVLQADGSYEQNEPAEGEPRLASQLVLLERLTAKS; from the coding sequence ATGACCAGCAAAAAGGGCAATCTGAAGATTGCCGACAATGAGGCCACGTTGACTGCAGCAGACACGGTGCCTTCGCACGAGGAGAGTCTGAGCCTGGACGCCTGCGAAAATTTCTTCAACCGCGAACTGAGTCAACTGCAGTTCAACCACCGGGTGTTGAAGCAGGCCCTGGACGATACCCACCCGCTGATCACCCGGCTCATTTTTTGCTGCATATTCAGCAGCAACATGGACGAATTCTTCGAAATTCGCGTGGCGGGCATTCGCCAGCAGTTGAAGTACGGCCGAGAACAAGTCTACGCCGACGGACTGCAGCCGGAACAGTTACTGGCGGAAATCAGCCGTGTGGCTCACGAGTACATTGACGAACAGTACAATATCTTGAACAACGTGCTTATTCCGGAGTTAGAAAAGGAGAATATCCACTTTGTGCGCCGGCACGAATGGACTCCGGCTCAGGCCCAATGGGTGCGTACCTATTTTGACGAAGAGATTCTACCGGTGGTCAGCCCGATTGGTTTGGACCCATCGCACCCGTTCCCGCGGCTGGTGAATAAAAGCCTCAACTTTATTGTGGAACTGGACGGCAAAGACGCCTTTGGCCGCGAAACCGGCATGGCCATAGTACCGGCGCCAAAGTCTTTGCCGCGGCTGGTGCGGCTGCCGGACGACGTTTGCGACGGCGGCGACAATCTGGTGTTTTTGTCGTCGATGATTCACGCCCATACCGACGAGCTGTTCCCGGGTATGGAAATCAAAGGCTGTTACCAGTTTCGCCTGACCCGTAACGCGGATCTGGAGCTGGAAGATGATCTGGAAGACCTGGCATCGGCCCTTCGTGGTGAGTTGCTGAGCCGCCGCTTTGGTGACGGTGTGCGCCTGGAAGTGGCGGATAATTGCCCGCAGGATCTGGTTCAGTTTCTGCTGACCGAGTTTGGTCTGACCGAGCGCGACCTCTACGAGGTGCGCGGCCCGGTAAATCTGACCCGGCTGCTGGCGGTGGGGGGTCTAGTGAACCGACCGGACCTGAGCTATTCCGGTTTCTCCCCGGTGATCCCCCGCCAGATTCGCAGCCGTGACTCCATGTTTGACAGTATCCGCAAGCGTCCGATTCTGTTGCTTCATCCCTATGAGAACTTCAGCCCGGTCGTGGATTTGCTGCGCCAGGCCGCCAAAGATCCCCAGGTGCTGGCCATTCGCCAGACCTTGTACCGCTCCGGTGCCAACTCCGAAGTGGTCGAAGCTTTGGCCGATGCCGCTCGTCGCGGTAAGGAAGTCACCGTGGTTATCGAGTTGCGGGCTCGCTTCAGCGAGGAGGAAAACCTGGAGTTGGCCAGTCGCCTGCAGGAAGCCGGGGTAATTGTGGTGTACGGGGTGGTGGGCTATAAAACCCACGCCAAGATGATTCTGATTGTGCGTCGTGAAGAAGGTAAGTTGCGGCGCTATGTGCACTTGGGCACGGGCAACTATCATGCCGCCAACGCCCGCCTGTACACCGATTACAGCTTTATGACCTGCGACGAAGCCATCGGCGACGATGTGAACAAACTGTTCCAGCAACTGACAGGGATGGGTAAGGCGTTAAAAATCAAGAAACTGTTCCACTCACCGTTTACTCTGCATTCGCAAATACTGCAACTGATTGAGCGGGAAACCCGTCTGGGTGAGAAGGGCCGGATTATTTTCAAGTTCAACGGCCTGACCGAGCCTCAGCTGATTAAAGCGTTGTATCGTGCCTCCCAGGCCGGTGCGAAAATCGACCTGATTATTCGTGGTATCTGCTGCCTTCGGCCCCAGGTGCCCGGGTTGTCGAGCACCATTCACGTGCGTTCTATTATCGGGCGCTTTCTGGAGCACACTCGGGTTTACTACTTTGGCAACGATGGTCAAACCCAGGTGTATTGCTCCAGCGCCGACGGCATGGAACGTAACCTGCTGAGGCGGGTTGAAGTCGCCTTCCCGGTGGAGGAGCCGGCGCTGGTGGAGCGCTTGCAAGACGACTTGAATACCTATCTTGCTGATAACTGCCAGTCTTGGGTGTTGCAGGCTGATGGCAGTTACGAGCAGAACGAACCGGCGGAGGGCGAGCCAAGGCTGGCTTCGCAGTTGGTGTTGCTAGAGCGGCTGACCGCCAAATCCTGA
- a CDS encoding DUF945 family protein has protein sequence MKRQWIMASAGLLVLAGIALPYGTGYLTEQQWQLASQEVNGSQTWLEMQVGRYDRGFWSSEFEGKLLLRDPASGEELSVPYLASVSHGLTGSLIDFKPVDGWTPAGESWFGDDAPRLTAETRLWGSAVAELTVPKFSITDDGNAETVFGSGGVVRVNGSFGADAVNISADWPSLVIASEEVDLRLSDLTLEQQMQRLSGDIWTGEGTLALQGLELMPANADAIMLRGLSLYSNSKATDDNSALDSFISVKLDELQLAAGDTLGPHRIEFALKGLNVEAWNAVSRSVTDMQLAAFAAKNGDPTAFQQQMQAMSDVGESMQMLAAAGFSVGFPDIHLVSPDGPLQGKVLVTHPGVAGDSESLLIMPALEGEMELSIPLALAENNEAVRMQTAPLIKDGLLITEGDRLLLKATLKDLMLNVNGRPIPLPPLL, from the coding sequence TTGAAACGACAATGGATAATGGCATCTGCCGGACTGCTAGTGTTGGCGGGTATTGCTTTGCCCTATGGCACAGGCTACCTGACCGAGCAACAGTGGCAGCTGGCTTCACAGGAAGTGAACGGTTCCCAGACCTGGTTGGAAATGCAAGTCGGGCGCTACGACCGCGGATTTTGGAGCTCCGAATTTGAGGGTAAATTGTTGCTACGAGACCCGGCAAGCGGTGAGGAACTGAGCGTTCCCTACCTTGCCAGCGTGAGCCATGGCCTGACCGGCAGCCTGATCGACTTTAAACCGGTGGACGGCTGGACCCCGGCAGGCGAAAGCTGGTTTGGTGATGACGCCCCTCGCTTGACCGCAGAAACCCGGCTTTGGGGTTCGGCGGTAGCCGAGCTGACCGTGCCCAAGTTCAGCATTACTGATGACGGTAACGCGGAGACCGTCTTTGGCAGTGGTGGTGTGGTGCGCGTAAATGGCAGCTTCGGCGCAGACGCTGTGAATATCAGTGCAGACTGGCCGTCGCTGGTGATTGCCTCGGAAGAGGTAGATCTGCGCCTCAGCGATCTGACGCTGGAGCAGCAAATGCAACGTTTGAGCGGTGACATCTGGACCGGCGAGGGCACACTCGCGTTGCAGGGTCTGGAGTTGATGCCTGCAAACGCTGACGCCATTATGCTGCGCGGTCTGTCGCTCTATTCGAACAGCAAAGCAACAGACGACAACAGCGCTCTGGATTCGTTCATAAGCGTCAAACTGGACGAGCTGCAGTTGGCTGCAGGGGATACCCTGGGGCCACACCGCATTGAGTTCGCGCTGAAGGGCCTGAACGTAGAGGCCTGGAACGCTGTTAGCCGCAGCGTGACGGATATGCAGCTGGCGGCATTTGCCGCCAAAAATGGCGACCCAACTGCGTTTCAGCAACAAATGCAGGCGATGTCAGACGTGGGCGAGTCGATGCAGATGTTAGCGGCAGCAGGCTTCAGTGTGGGTTTTCCGGACATTCATCTGGTCAGCCCGGACGGGCCGTTGCAGGGCAAAGTGCTGGTAACCCATCCTGGGGTTGCGGGCGATTCTGAATCGTTACTGATCATGCCGGCGCTTGAAGGTGAAATGGAGTTATCCATACCGCTGGCCCTGGCTGAAAACAACGAAGCTGTGCGCATGCAAACAGCGCCGTTGATTAAAGATGGGCTGTTGATTACGGAAGGTGATCGCCTGTTGCTGAAAGCAACTTTGAAAGATTTGATGTTGAACGTCAACGGCCGGCCAATTCCGCTGCCGCCGCTGTTGTAA
- the panP gene encoding pyridoxal-dependent aspartate 1-decarboxylase PanP → MTGIKKSAQASVEAMYRVFTIPEAPDSTLSRIDQDISRNLAGFLQDHIVAVERDLADVEKNFSEYSVPEKPIFVSEQTQFLLDKLVANSVHTASPAFIGHMTSALPYFMLPLSKIMIALNQNLVKTETSKAFTPLERQVLGMIHRLVFEQDGSFYRKWMHNPRYALGAMCSGGTVANLTALWVARNHAFPAEGNFRGLQQEGLFRALKYYGYEGAAIVVSRRGHYSLSKAADILGLGRDALVTVATDSNNRIQIDALREKCLQLQKQKIKVIALCGVAGTTETGNVDPLEAMADIAREFGAHFHVDAAWGGPTLFSRRYRSLLKGIEKADSVTFDAHKQLYVPMGVGLVVFRDPSLASAVEHHAQYVIRKGSRDLGSTTLEGSRPGMAMLIHSGLKILAREGYELLIDTGIGKARTFAAMIDEAEDFELITRPELNILTYRYCPAQVRQALESADEMLAEKINTSLNRVTKFIQKTQRERGKAFVSRTRLEPDNYYNFPCIVFRVVLANPLTTADILSDILAEQRLLAGENGIADEMAILNNLAAGARARA, encoded by the coding sequence ATGACCGGAATTAAAAAATCCGCCCAGGCCTCTGTAGAGGCAATGTATCGTGTTTTCACGATTCCTGAGGCACCCGATTCTACCCTGAGCCGGATTGACCAGGATATATCCCGTAATCTTGCCGGTTTTCTTCAGGATCACATTGTTGCGGTAGAGCGTGACCTGGCTGACGTTGAGAAAAATTTCTCCGAATACAGCGTGCCAGAAAAGCCCATTTTTGTGTCTGAGCAAACCCAGTTCCTACTCGACAAACTGGTGGCGAACTCGGTACACACCGCATCACCCGCTTTTATCGGCCATATGACGTCGGCACTGCCCTATTTCATGCTGCCGTTGTCGAAGATCATGATTGCCCTGAACCAGAATCTAGTGAAAACCGAAACCTCAAAGGCGTTTACACCCCTGGAGCGCCAAGTACTGGGCATGATTCATCGGCTGGTGTTCGAACAAGACGGTTCGTTCTACCGCAAGTGGATGCACAACCCCCGCTACGCACTGGGCGCCATGTGTTCCGGCGGCACCGTTGCCAACCTGACTGCGCTGTGGGTAGCCCGCAACCACGCATTTCCGGCGGAAGGTAACTTCCGCGGTTTGCAACAGGAAGGCCTGTTCCGCGCTTTGAAATATTACGGCTACGAAGGCGCCGCTATTGTTGTGTCGCGCCGCGGCCATTATTCCCTGAGCAAAGCCGCCGACATATTGGGCCTGGGCCGAGATGCACTGGTGACTGTGGCAACCGACAGCAACAACCGTATCCAGATTGATGCGTTGCGGGAAAAATGCCTGCAATTGCAGAAACAGAAGATCAAGGTAATTGCTCTCTGTGGCGTTGCCGGCACGACCGAAACCGGCAACGTAGATCCGCTGGAAGCCATGGCTGATATCGCCCGCGAATTCGGCGCACACTTTCACGTAGATGCCGCTTGGGGTGGGCCAACCCTGTTTTCCCGACGCTATCGTTCGCTGCTAAAAGGCATTGAAAAAGCCGACTCGGTCACCTTTGACGCCCATAAACAGCTGTACGTGCCCATGGGCGTGGGTTTGGTGGTGTTCCGCGACCCCAGCCTGGCCAGTGCGGTTGAACACCACGCCCAGTACGTTATCCGCAAAGGTTCGCGGGATTTGGGCAGCACCACGCTTGAAGGCTCGCGCCCGGGCATGGCCATGCTGATTCATTCAGGCCTGAAAATTCTGGCACGCGAAGGTTATGAACTGCTTATTGACACGGGCATTGGCAAGGCCCGCACTTTTGCGGCCATGATTGATGAGGCAGAAGATTTTGAGCTGATCACCCGGCCCGAACTGAACATTCTGACCTATCGCTACTGCCCGGCTCAGGTCCGGCAGGCTCTAGAAAGCGCCGATGAAATGCTGGCGGAAAAGATCAACACCAGCTTAAACCGCGTCACCAAGTTTATCCAGAAAACCCAGCGTGAAAGGGGTAAAGCGTTTGTCTCCCGTACTCGTCTGGAACCGGACAACTATTACAACTTTCCCTGCATTGTATTCCGCGTGGTGCTGGCTAACCCGCTGACCACCGCCGACATACTGTCGGACATTCTGGCAGAGCAACGGCTGCTGGCCGGCGAAAACGGTATTGCCGACGAAATGGCAATTCTGAACAACCTGGCCGCAGGCGCCAGGGCGCGAGCCTAA
- the coaD gene encoding pantetheine-phosphate adenylyltransferase — MPKVIYPGTFDPITNGHTDLIERAGRLFDEVVVAVAYNSRKKPLLELEERCDLVRQATAHVPNVTVMGFSNLLAEFVRSQNATVILRGLRAVSDFEYEFQLADMNRRLAPELESVFLTPTNHLSYISSTLIREIASLGGDVSEFVNPAVQDALKKKFS; from the coding sequence ATGCCAAAAGTTATTTACCCGGGTACGTTTGACCCCATCACCAACGGCCATACCGATCTGATTGAGCGGGCTGGCCGACTCTTCGACGAAGTGGTGGTGGCGGTTGCCTACAACTCCAGGAAAAAGCCCTTGCTAGAGCTGGAGGAACGCTGTGATCTGGTACGTCAGGCCACTGCCCATGTTCCCAACGTGACGGTCATGGGCTTCAGCAATTTATTAGCGGAATTTGTGCGCTCACAGAACGCCACGGTGATTTTACGCGGCCTGCGGGCGGTGTCAGATTTTGAGTACGAATTTCAGTTGGCAGACATGAACCGTCGCTTGGCGCCGGAACTGGAGAGCGTGTTCCTTACACCAACCAATCATTTGTCTTATATATCCTCTACCCTGATCCGCGAGATTGCGTCCTTGGGCGGGGATGTATCCGAATTTGTCAATCCGGCGGTGCAAGACGCGTTGAAAAAAAAATTCAGCTAA
- the hemB gene encoding porphobilinogen synthase produces MFPATRLRRNRASDFSRRLVRENQLSPDNLIFPVFVLDGENQREAVASMPGVERLSIDLLVAQAAEVVELGIPAIALFPVVPAEHKDLQGSGAWDPQGLAQRAVRALKQAHPELGVITDAALDPFTTHGQDGIIDDNGYVLNDITVEALVKQALSQAEAGADVIAPSDMMDGRIIAIREALEEAGYVNTRIMAYSAKYASAYYGPFRDAVGSAGNIGKGNKASYQMDPANSDEALHEVAMDIAEGADMVMVKPGMPYLDIVRRVKTELQVPTFAYQVSGEYAMHMAAAQNGWLDGDAVMMESLMAMRRAGADGILTYFAIRAARLMKQK; encoded by the coding sequence ATGTTTCCCGCCACCCGCTTACGCCGCAACCGCGCCAGTGATTTTTCCCGTCGGTTGGTGCGTGAAAACCAGCTGTCGCCGGACAATCTGATTTTCCCAGTGTTTGTGTTGGATGGCGAAAACCAGCGCGAAGCCGTGGCCTCTATGCCCGGCGTGGAGCGTTTAAGTATTGACCTTCTGGTCGCCCAAGCCGCCGAAGTGGTGGAGTTGGGCATACCGGCTATTGCCCTGTTCCCGGTGGTGCCTGCCGAGCATAAAGATCTGCAGGGCTCTGGTGCTTGGGACCCTCAGGGTTTGGCGCAGCGAGCTGTACGTGCACTGAAGCAGGCCCACCCAGAATTGGGTGTAATCACCGACGCCGCTCTGGACCCGTTTACCACACACGGCCAGGACGGCATTATTGATGACAACGGTTATGTGTTGAACGACATCACCGTAGAGGCATTGGTGAAACAAGCACTGTCTCAGGCCGAAGCCGGTGCCGATGTTATTGCACCTTCCGACATGATGGACGGTCGCATTATTGCGATCCGCGAAGCCCTGGAAGAAGCGGGCTACGTGAACACCCGTATCATGGCCTATTCGGCCAAGTATGCGTCTGCCTACTACGGCCCATTCCGCGATGCAGTAGGTTCTGCTGGCAACATTGGCAAAGGGAATAAGGCCAGTTACCAAATGGACCCGGCGAACAGCGATGAAGCCCTGCACGAAGTGGCCATGGACATCGCCGAAGGCGCCGATATGGTGATGGTAAAGCCGGGCATGCCGTACCTGGACATTGTGCGCCGGGTGAAAACCGAGTTGCAGGTGCCCACGTTCGCGTACCAGGTCAGTGGTGAGTACGCCATGCACATGGCCGCAGCGCAAAATGGCTGGCTGGATGGCGATGCGGTGATGATGGAAAGTCTGATGGCCATGCGCCGTGCCGGCGCCGACGGTATCCTGACCTACTTTGCTATCCGCGCCGCGCGGCTGATGAAACAGAAATGA
- a CDS encoding inorganic phosphate transporter, protein MSRSSGFLDTVLTSPSTERFRVGISLLFLLGVWLSVGSFASGLPNGMLLMAAAVIGGYMAINIGANDVANNVGPAVGSGALSLGAAVALAAVFEAAGALIAGGDVVSTIKGGIIDPSNLSDDGSFVWLMTAALLAGALWLNLATWMGAPVSTTHSIVGGVLGAGIAAGGWGIADWGVMAKIAASWVISPVLGGALAALFLYLINRTVLYRRNVIAAARIFVPWLVAGMAWAFGTYLMLKGLKKLVSLDFMGAALVGLVAAVVAFFAIRALVNRKAATMENNAAGVNTLFTWPLIFAAALLSFAHGANDVANAIGPLAAINDALANGGVVTSSSIPLWVMAVGALGIALGLMLFGPRLIKTVGSEITELDKTRAFCIALSAALTVILASQLGLPVSSTHIAIGGVFGVGFLREYLKSNYATQLHKIMEQRDSEERERLKPFLDDFRNASIEEMENLLKRAKKNKKQVPLTKNDRKRLKKVYREEMVKRSHLTRIAAAWIITVPASALMAAVLFFTLRGLMI, encoded by the coding sequence ATGAGCCGTTCAAGCGGATTTCTGGACACAGTTCTTACCAGCCCCTCCACGGAACGCTTTCGGGTTGGAATCAGCCTGTTGTTTTTACTGGGCGTTTGGTTGTCGGTAGGCTCGTTTGCGAGTGGCTTGCCAAACGGCATGCTGCTGATGGCTGCTGCTGTGATTGGTGGCTATATGGCCATCAACATCGGTGCCAACGATGTTGCCAACAATGTGGGCCCGGCGGTGGGCTCTGGCGCTTTGTCGCTGGGCGCCGCGGTCGCTTTGGCGGCTGTCTTTGAAGCCGCTGGCGCGTTGATTGCCGGCGGCGACGTGGTGTCTACCATCAAAGGCGGGATTATCGATCCGTCTAACCTGAGTGACGACGGCTCCTTTGTCTGGTTGATGACGGCAGCCCTGCTGGCCGGCGCGCTGTGGCTGAACCTGGCCACCTGGATGGGTGCTCCGGTGTCTACCACCCATTCTATTGTGGGCGGGGTACTGGGGGCAGGTATTGCCGCCGGAGGCTGGGGCATTGCGGACTGGGGCGTCATGGCTAAAATCGCAGCCAGTTGGGTGATTTCACCGGTGTTGGGTGGTGCTTTGGCCGCTCTATTTTTGTACCTGATAAACCGCACCGTGTTGTATCGGCGCAATGTTATCGCGGCGGCGCGCATTTTTGTGCCCTGGCTGGTGGCCGGTATGGCCTGGGCGTTTGGCACGTATCTGATGCTCAAAGGCCTGAAAAAGCTTGTGTCGCTGGACTTTATGGGTGCAGCGCTGGTGGGTCTGGTGGCTGCGGTGGTGGCCTTCTTTGCGATACGCGCGTTGGTTAACCGCAAAGCCGCGACGATGGAAAACAACGCCGCCGGTGTAAACACGCTGTTCACTTGGCCGCTGATTTTTGCTGCAGCGCTGCTTAGTTTCGCTCACGGAGCCAACGACGTAGCCAATGCCATCGGGCCCCTGGCTGCTATAAACGATGCCCTGGCCAACGGCGGCGTGGTGACGTCCTCCAGTATTCCTTTATGGGTGATGGCGGTAGGCGCCTTGGGTATTGCGTTGGGCCTGATGCTGTTTGGCCCGCGGCTGATCAAAACCGTGGGCAGTGAAATCACCGAGCTGGATAAAACTCGCGCCTTTTGCATTGCACTATCGGCTGCTTTGACCGTCATTTTGGCGTCGCAACTTGGACTGCCGGTGAGTTCCACCCACATCGCCATTGGCGGTGTGTTTGGCGTTGGCTTCCTGCGTGAGTATCTGAAGTCGAATTACGCCACCCAACTGCACAAGATCATGGAACAGCGGGACTCCGAAGAGCGCGAACGTTTGAAACCATTTTTGGACGATTTCCGTAATGCCTCAATTGAGGAAATGGAGAACTTGCTCAAGCGTGCGAAGAAAAATAAAAAACAGGTGCCGCTGACAAAAAACGACCGTAAACGGCTGAAGAAAGTCTACCGGGAAGAGATGGTTAAGCGTTCCCACCTGACTCGTATCGCCGCGGCCTGGATTATTACCGTGCCGGCGTCGGCATTGATGGCTGCCGTGTTGTTTTTTACCCTGCGTGGGCTGATGATTTAG
- a CDS encoding DUF503 domain-containing protein, translated as MSDALRKLLRESAQAPAITPHIGVLTLHFQLYACDDLKAKRKVFAPLKTIWGREPDLAVAETDHQDILDCATWTVVALGSSSQQISQRLDQVEKAINERIDAAILDVDRQLL; from the coding sequence ATGTCTGACGCATTACGCAAATTGCTCAGGGAGTCGGCGCAAGCTCCAGCAATCACCCCACACATCGGTGTGCTCACCCTACATTTTCAACTTTATGCCTGTGATGACCTAAAAGCCAAGCGCAAAGTGTTTGCGCCATTAAAAACGATCTGGGGTAGAGAACCGGACTTAGCGGTGGCCGAAACCGACCATCAAGACATCCTGGATTGCGCCACTTGGACTGTCGTGGCGCTAGGCTCGTCGTCACAGCAGATCAGCCAGCGCTTGGACCAAGTCGAAAAAGCCATCAACGAACGCATTGATGCCGCCATTCTGGACGTCGATCGGCAGCTACTGTAG